One Rosa chinensis cultivar Old Blush chromosome 5, RchiOBHm-V2, whole genome shotgun sequence genomic region harbors:
- the LOC112203912 gene encoding protein FAR1-RELATED SEQUENCE 5-like encodes MPTVIDVEDDQEHSKTIDLGKDSMIVNRQASNNDDLYGVIVNSEEEAYNLYCEYGARMGFSVRIMQRRKTNNVVKQVNYACSKEGFKLDSDPSEVKKADRLDTRTGCTTKIRFGLQDNNVWKETLFVPEHKHKLAEPEERPFLRSNRKVLEAHKGVITSMKSAGMSTINTYSYLAEEVGGSQNVGFTKTDCYNFVSGERMIMLEAGDAQSLINLFKKKQIEDPMFFYTVQVDQENQMTNFFWRDGKSKPTLNAMGTL; translated from the coding sequence ATGCCAACAGTAATTGACGTAGAAGATGATCAAGAACATAGCAAGACAATTGATTTGGGAAAAGATTCAATGATTGTGAATCGTCAAGCTAGTAATAATGACGACTTGTATGGAGTAATTGTGAATAGTGAGGAAGAAGCATACAACCTCTACTGTGAGTATGGTGCTAGAATGGGGTTTAGTGTTCGGATAATGCAGAGGAGGAAAACCAACAACGTTGTGAAACAAGTTAATTATGCCTGTTCAAAAGAAGGTTTTAAACTAGATAGTGATCCTTCAGAAGTGAAAAAGGCTGATAGGTTGGACACTAGAACTGGCTGCACAACAAAAATTCGATTTGGATTGCAAGATAATAATGTATGGAAAGAAACTCTCTTTGTTCCTGAACACAAACACAAGCTTGCAGAGCCAGAAGAAAGACCATTTTTACGCTCCAATCGAAAAGTGTTAGAAGCTCATAAGGGGGTGATTACATCAATGAAAAGTGCAGGTATGAGTACCataaatacatattcatatttaGCAGAAGAAGTTGGGGGATCTCAAAATGTTGGATTTACAAAGACTGATTGTTACAATTTTGTAAGCGGAGAGAGAATGATTATGCTAGAAGCAGGGGATGCTCAAAGCTTGATCAATTTATTCAAGAAAAAGCAAATTGAAGATCCTATGTTTTTCTACACCGTGCAAGTGGATCAAGAAAATCAAATGACAAACTTTTTCTGGAGAGATGGAAAGTCGAAACCGACTTTGAATGCTATGGGGACGTTATAG